The genomic region CCCTGGCCGACACTCCGCACCCGGTGGGCGTGGCCGGTTCGATCTGGCCGCACGGGCGGTGGCGGATGGACTTCACCGGCCGCGCCGACCACGCGGGGACCACCCGCCTGGCCGACCGCAACGACCCGATGCCCCCGTTCGCGCACGCGATCCTGGCCGCCCGGTCACTGGCCGAGGCGCACGACGCCCGGGCCACCGTCGCCAAGGCCGTCATCACGCCCAACGGCACCAACGCCATTCCCTCGCTGGTGCGTGCCTGGCTGGACGCCCGCGCCGCCGACGAGGACGCGCTGGGGGCCGTGGTCGAGGGTGTGCGCGAGGCGGCGGAGAAGGCGGCCCGCGAGCACGGTGTGGGTCTGGCGATGACCAACGAGTCCCACACCCCGCTGGTGTCGTTCGCCCACGACCTGCGCGACCGGCTCGCCGCGGTCGTCGCCGCCGGAAGCGCGCGGGGGGAAGGGCTACCGCCCTCAACGGACACTGGCGTGCCTGTCCTTCCTACTGGGGCGGGGCACGACGCCGGGGTGCTCGCGGCGCACGTGCCCACCGCGATGCTCTACGTCCGCAACCCGACCGGGGTGTCGCACTCGCCCGAGGAGTGGGCGAGCCCCGACGACTGCCACGCGGGCGTGGCCGCCCTGGCCGACGTCCTCCAGGACCTGCTCGCCCGGCCCGCCGGGGCGGTGGCGCCGTGACCGCCCCGACCACCGCGCGCCTGTGGTGCGAGTGGGCCTGGACCGGCTCGGGCGGCGGCGCCCCCGAGCACGGCGTCCTGCTGGAGGTCGGTGCCGACGGACGCCTCACCCGCGTCGAGTCCGGCACCCCTCGCCCCCCGGACGCGGAGCACCTCGCCGGCCTGACCCTGCCGGGTCTGGCCAACGCCCACTCCCACGCCTTCCACCGGGCGCTGCGCGGGCGCACACACACCGGCTCCGGGTCCTTCTGGACCTGGCGCGAGGTCATGTACCGCGCCGCCGACCGGCTCGACCCCGACCGCTACCTCCGGCTGGCCCGCGCCGCCTACGCGGAGATGGCGCTGTCCGGGGTGACCTGTGTGGGCGAGTTCCACTACCTGCACCACGGTCCCGGCGGCGTCCGCTACGACGATCCCAACGCCATGGGCCGCGCCCTGGTCGCGGCGGCGGCCGACGCCGGGGTCCGCCTGACCCTGTTGGACGTGTGCTACCTGTCCGGGGGCCTGGACGCCCGGGGCGAGCACCTCCCGCTCGCCGGCCCGCAGCTGCGGTTCGGCGACGGGTCGGTGGACGCCTGGGCGGAGCGCGTGGCGGCCCTGGACCTGGCGGACGCCCACGCGAGGCCGGGCGCCGCCGCCCACTCGGTGCGCGCGGTCCCCGCCGACCGCCTGCCGCGTGTGGCCGCCCTCGCCGAGGAGCGCGACCTGCCCCTGCACGTCCACGTCTCCGAGCAGCCCGCGGAGAACTCGGCCTGCCTGGCCGCCTACGGCCGGACACCGGTCGCCCTGCTCGCCGACTCCGGCGCGCTGACCGAGCGCACCAGCCTGGTGCACGCCACCCACCTGACCGACGACGACGTCGCCGCCGTGCGCCGGTCCGGTGCGACCGTGTGCCTGTGCCCCACCACCGAACGCGACCTCGCCGACGGCCTGCCCCGCACCGGCGACCTGGTCCCGGCCCCGCTGAGCCTGGGCACCGACCAGCACGCGCAGCTGGACATGTTCGCCGAGGCCAGGGGCGTGGAGCTGCACGAAAGGCTGCGCACCCACCGGCGCGGGGTCCTGGGCACCGGCATCCTGCTGCGCGCGGCCACGGTCCAGGGGCACGCCTCCCTGGGCTGGCCGGACGCGGGCAGCCTCACCCCGGGCGCCCGCGCCGACCTGGCCAACGTCGCCCTGGACGGCGTGCGCCTGGCCGGGGCCGACCCCGCCCACAGCACGGACGCCGTGCTCTTCGCGGCCACCGCCGCGGACGTGCGCCACGTCATGGCCGACGGTCGGTGGACCGTCCGCGACGGCGTCCACACGGCGGTGCCCGACACCGCCGGCGAACTCGACACGGCGATCAAGGAGCTACTGCGATGAGCGACCTGCCCTCGACGATCCTCGTCGACGACATCGGCACCCTCGTGACCAACGACCCGGCGCTGGGCCGGGGCGCGGTCGGTGAGATCGAGGACGCGGCGCTGGTGATCGAGGACGGCCGGATCGCCTGGACCGGGCCGTCCGGCCGCGCGCCCGCCGCCGACGCCCGGATCGGCGCGGCCGGGCGGTGCGTGCTGCCCGGGTTCGTCGACAGCCACTCGCACATCGTCTTCGCGGGCGACCGCAGCCGCGAGTTCGCCGCTCGGATGAGCGGACGCCCCTACTCCGCCGGGGGCATCCGCACGACCGTGGCCGCCACCCGGGAGGCCTCCGACGCCGCGCTGCTCGACGGTGCCCGCCGGCTGGTGCGCGAGGCCGCCACCCAGGGCACCACCACCCTGGAGGTCAAGTCCGGGTACGGCCTCACCGTCGCCGACGAGGAGCGCAGCCTCGCCGTGGCCGCGCGGGTCACCGACGAGGTCACCTTCCTGGGCGCGCACGTGGTCGCCCCCGAGTACGCCGACGACCCGCAGGGCTACGTCGACCTGGTCACCGGGCCCATGTTGGACGCCTGCGCGCCGCACGCCCGGTGGATCGACGTCTTCTGTGAGCGCGGCGCCTTCGACGAGGAGGCCTCGCGGCGCGTCCTGACCGCCGGGATGTCGCGCGGGCTGCTGCCGCGTGTGCACGGCAACCAGCTGGGGCACGGGCCGGGGGTGCGGCTCGCGGTGGAGCTGGGGGCGGCCTCGGTCGACCACTGCACCTACCTGGCGCCCGAGGACGTCGACGCCCTGGCCCAGGCCGCCGCGCGTCCCGAGCCCACGGTCGCCACCCTGCTGCCGGGCGTGGACTTCTCCACCCGCCAGCCCTACCCCGACGCCCGGGCGCTGGTCGACGCGGGCGCCGTGGTCGCCCTGGCCAGTGACTGCAACCCCGGGTCGTGCTTCACCTCCAGCCTCGCCTTCTGCGTGGCGGTGGCCGTGCGCGACATGGGCCTGACCCCCGACGAGGCGGTCTGGGCGGCCACGGCCGGGGGTGCGCGGGCCCTGCGCCGCACCGACGTCGGCCACCTGGCGCCGGGCGCCCGGGCCGATTTGACGCTGCTGGAGGCGCCCAACCACCTGTACTTGGCCTACCGGCCCGGGGTCCCGCAGGTCGCGGCGGTGTGGAAGGACGGGGAGCTGGTCGCCGGAACGCCGTGACGGCCGCGAGCCCTCACCGCGCGAGCTGTTCCGGGAGCCCTCGGACACGCGCGCTGGTCCGCGAGCCCTGAGCACGTGCGTTGCTCCGCGAACCCCGCGCGCGTGCGTTGACCCGCCGGTAACCGGGCCTGTGCGCGAACTCAACGGCGGGTTGACACCGCCGAAACGCGGCGGCCCGATCCTGGAATCACGTCGGTGCGCGTCCGTCGCCGCGGGACAGCGTGGTCCCGCGGCGACGGGGGCACCTTCCCTCCAGGAGGTCTCGTTGGCTCTGTGGCGGATCAGGACCGCGGTCGAGGACCGCCCCGGCGGTCTGGCGGGCGTGGTCGGCGTCCTGGCGGACCACGGCGGCGACATCGTCGGCCTGTCCGTCCACACGGACGTGTCCGGTGTCGTCGACGAGTTCGTGGTCGACCTCCCGGGCGGTCACACCGAGGCCGTCCGGGCGCTGGCCGAGCACTGCCCGTCCGGCACGGTGACCGCCGTTCCCGCCCAGAGGCGCGAGGTCGGGGACGACGTCACCCGGGCGCTGCTGCTGACCGCGCGGCTGCGCGCGCACCCCAACGCCCTGCCGGACGCGCTGGGGGAGCTGCTGTTGGCCGACGACGCCCGCTGGACCAACCTCACGCGGGCCGAGAGCGCGGTCGAGAGCGCGGACGGCACGGCCGCCGGAACCGCGATGCTGGTGCCGGTCGGCCCCCTGCGCGGCGTGCTGGTCGTGCGCTCCTCACGCCCCTTCACCTGGACCGAGTCGAGCCGGGCCGACGCCCTGGTGCGCTCGGTCATGCCCTCCACCGGGCCGGTGCCCACCGACCGCGTCGTCCGTACGCCCCAGGGGCTGGGCCTGGCCCTGCGCCAGGTGCGCGAGGCGGACGCGCCGGCTCTGCGCGACCTGCACCGCCGCTGCTCCGAGGAGACCGTGCGCAACCGCTACCTCGCGGGCGTGAACGAGCTGAGCCCGCGCATGCTGCGGGTGTTCTGTGACGCCGAACGTGGGCTGACCCTGGCGGTGCGGCCGCAGGGCCGGGAGGAGCCGGTCGCCCTGGGCCACCTGATGTACACGCTCGACCCGGGCGTGGGCGAGATCGCCTTCCTGGTGGAGGACGCCTGGCAGGGCAGCGGGGTGGGGACGGCGCTCACCCGGGCGCTGACGGTGATCGCCGCGGACTGGGGGCTGGCCGAGGTCCGGGCCGAGACCACTCTGGGCAACACCGGGATGCTGAGGATCATGCGTCGTTTCGGCGCGTCCGTGCAGACGCGGAGCGGCACCTGGGTGCACGCCCGGCTGCCGGTCGCCGAGGCGCTCCAGACGGATCCGGGCGAGCAGGCGCGGCGCGTCGGGCGGTTCGCGCGCCTGATGAAGCGGGGCTGAGGCCCATGGGAACGCGGGTGTCGGCGGCCACTGAGGGTGTCGCCGACACCCGCTCGGCCCTACTGGTCGGCGGACTCGTCGCCGGAGGCGGCACCGCCGTTGTCGGCCGCCGCCTTCTTGGTGGCGCGGCGCTTCTTGACCGGGCGCGAGTAGTCGACGAGGGGCTCCAGCTTGACCTGGTGCTCCTTGAAGCACTCCTCGCAGGCGTCCACCTCGCGGACGGCGCCCTCCCAGGCGAACTGGATGACCTCAGACGCCTCGACCTTCTCCTCGCGGACGGCGTGGGGGTCGCAGTACTTGCGCGTGAAGACCTCGGTGACCACGGCGGGGATTTCCCTTCGGTATGGCGTGAACAGGCGGACCCCTGATCATACACGTGTACGAACGCGGTACCCCGGACATGCTCCGGGATTCCGTCATGGGTTCGGGGTCGCCCCGAAGCCTAGCGAAGACGGAGGGTCGTTGGGCCCACGCGCGACGCGTGCGCCCGGGGTGACCTGGGGGTCCGAAGGGGTGTCGGTGCCGTCGCGGCCGCCGGAACCGGCCGAAATTCCGGTGCCGGGTATTTCGCGCCGGGTTCCCTTTGACCGATTCCCGCGGAACAACGCAACGTATTCGCGCGTATCGATTTCCTTGTTCGACGAACAGGGGCGCGGTCGGATGGTTATCGTGTGCCCTGTCTCCACTGACGGCGGTCCGACCGCATGACCGCCTCGTGGAAACCGGGAAGCCGCGCCCGTCCGGCGCGCCCCGGCGCAGGACGGAGTCCGTGGGGGACGGAATCCGGGACTCGAATCAGGGGGAGAGCTGTGGTCGAGTATATGGAGGGAACCTACAGAAGCCGTGGTGGCGGCCCAGGGGAGGGTGTCGTCGCCGACGTGACCTGGTCGGACTCGGCCAGGCGCCGGGAGCGGGCCGACACGGCCTACGCCTGGGAACGGCTGTCGGTCGATCCGCGCTTCGTGAAACTCCGCCGGAGGTTCGCGCTCCAAGTCGCCGTTCTGGTGTCATTGTTCCTTTTGAGTTACCTCACCTACCTTCTGCTGTCCGCCTATGCGCGGGACGTGATGAGCTACCAGGTGGCCGACTCCGTCAACGTCGCCCTGCTGATGGGAATCGGGCAGTTCCTGCTGACTTTCGTGCTGGCGTGGGCGTTCGGCCGTTTCTCCACGCGCGCGATCGACCCACTGGCCGCGGAGATCCGTGACCGCGCCCGCGCCGACGGCACCCTCACCGGGCGGGTGTCGCGGCGATGAACCCCACGGCCCCACCGATCCCGGAATCCCTCGTCAGCGCACTGGAGGGCCAGTTCGGCCCCGCGCACGCCTGGACGCTGGCCCTGTTCGCCCTCTTCGTCCTGGTGACCCTGGTCATCTCGATCCGTGTGCGCCGCACCACACGCGGGGCCGTCGACTACTTCGCCGGCGGGCGCGGCTTCTCCAGTACCCAGAACGGGCTGGCGCTGACCGGTGACTACCTCTCGGCGGCCTCGTTCCTGGGCATCGCGGGGATGATCGCCCTGCAGGGCTACGACGGCTTCCTGTACTCCATCGGTTTCCTGGTCGCCTGGCTGCTCGTCCTGCCGATGGCCCAGCTGATGCGCAACACCGGCCGGTTCACCATGGCCGACCTGCCCGCGTTCCGGATGCGCCGGATGCGCGTGCGCCTGGCGTGCGCGGTCTCCACCGTCACGGTGTGCGTGTTCTACCTGGTCGCGCAGATGGTCGGTGCGGGCGCCCTGGTCGCGGTCCTGCTCGGCCTGCACGACGGCGGATCCTTCCTGGGCCTGAGCGCGGACCAGGCCCGCACCGGCGCGATCGTCCTGGTCGGCATCCTGATGATCGTCTACGTCATGTACGGCGGGATGAAGGCGGCCACGTGGCTGCAGATCATCAAGGCGATCCTGCTGCTGACCGTCACCGGGCTGCTGACCGCGCTGGTGCTGTCGCTGTTCTCCTTCGACCCGCGCGCGCTGCTCGGGGCGGCGGCCGACGCCAGCGGACACGGCTCGGCGTTCCTGGAGCCCGGCCTGCGCCTGGGCGTCGAGGTGCCCGGCGACCCCGTGCAGACCGCGTTCAACAAGCTCGACCTCATCAGCCTGGGCCTGGCGCTGGTCCTGGGCACGGTCGCCCTGCCGCACATCCTCATCCGCTTCTACACGGTCCCGGACGGGCGCTCGGCGCGTACCTCGGTCAACCGCACGATCGTGATGATCGGCGCCTTCTACCTCATGACGCTGGCGCTGGGCTTCGGCGCCGCGGCCCTGGTCGGGTCCGAGCGCATCCTGGCCGCCGACGCCTCGGGGAACACGGCCGTGCCGCTGCTCGCCGAGGAGGTGGGGCGGCTGACCGCCGGACCGGTGGGCGCCGCGGTCATGCTGGCGCTGGTGTCGGCGGTGGCCCTGGCGACCATCCTGGCCGTCATCGCCAGCCTCACGCTGGCCTCGTCCTCCTCCATCGCGCACGACGTGTTCGGGCACATTCTCATGTGGGGGCGCCCGCGCGAGTCGCAGGAGGTGGGCGTGGCGCGCTTCTCGGCCTGCCTGGTCGGCGCGGTCGCGATCGTGCTGGCGGTCCAGGCCCAGAACCAGAACGTCGCCTTCCTCGTCGGGCTGGCCTTCGCCATCGCCGCGGCGGCCAACCTGCCCGTCATCGTGCTCACCATGTTCTGGCGGCGGTTCAACACCCAGGGCGTGGAGTGGGGGGTCTACGGCGGGCTGTCGGCCACGCTGGTGCTGATGGCGCTCTCGCCCGTGGTGTCGGGCCGGACCCACCCGGTGACCGGGGAGAGCCTGTCGGTGCTGCCCGCCTGGATCGACATCCAGGTGTTCCCGATGGAGAACCCGGCGCTGGTCGCGGTGCCGATCGGGTTCGCGTGCGCGATCGTCGGGAGCCTGCTCTCCCCGGAGCGCGACTCCGCCCGCTTCACCGAACTGCGGGTGCGCTCGCTCACCGGCTGGGGAGCGGAGCAGGACTAGGGCGTGTGCGGCGGGTACCCGCCCGAGGGCTTGGGCCGTGCCGCGGCCAGGGCCTTGGCGACCTCGCGCAGGTAGTCCGGCAGGCGCGGCGCGTTGGCCGCGACGCGGTCCCACGCCCGGACCGCCTCGGCCAGCTGCCGGCGCGGGGTCGGCCGGTCCGGGTGCCCGGCCGCGGCCTTCTCCTCGCGGCGGAACGAGGTCCGCAGCGCCCAGAAGACCATCG from Nocardiopsis aegyptia harbors:
- the hutI gene encoding imidazolonepropionase encodes the protein MSDLPSTILVDDIGTLVTNDPALGRGAVGEIEDAALVIEDGRIAWTGPSGRAPAADARIGAAGRCVLPGFVDSHSHIVFAGDRSREFAARMSGRPYSAGGIRTTVAATREASDAALLDGARRLVREAATQGTTTLEVKSGYGLTVADEERSLAVAARVTDEVTFLGAHVVAPEYADDPQGYVDLVTGPMLDACAPHARWIDVFCERGAFDEEASRRVLTAGMSRGLLPRVHGNQLGHGPGVRLAVELGAASVDHCTYLAPEDVDALAQAAARPEPTVATLLPGVDFSTRQPYPDARALVDAGAVVALASDCNPGSCFTSSLAFCVAVAVRDMGLTPDEAVWAATAGGARALRRTDVGHLAPGARADLTLLEAPNHLYLAYRPGVPQVAAVWKDGELVAGTP
- a CDS encoding DUF485 domain-containing protein — translated: MVEYMEGTYRSRGGGPGEGVVADVTWSDSARRRERADTAYAWERLSVDPRFVKLRRRFALQVAVLVSLFLLSYLTYLLLSAYARDVMSYQVADSVNVALLMGIGQFLLTFVLAWAFGRFSTRAIDPLAAEIRDRARADGTLTGRVSRR
- a CDS encoding formimidoylglutamate deiminase, with product MTAPTTARLWCEWAWTGSGGGAPEHGVLLEVGADGRLTRVESGTPRPPDAEHLAGLTLPGLANAHSHAFHRALRGRTHTGSGSFWTWREVMYRAADRLDPDRYLRLARAAYAEMALSGVTCVGEFHYLHHGPGGVRYDDPNAMGRALVAAAADAGVRLTLLDVCYLSGGLDARGEHLPLAGPQLRFGDGSVDAWAERVAALDLADAHARPGAAAHSVRAVPADRLPRVAALAEERDLPLHVHVSEQPAENSACLAAYGRTPVALLADSGALTERTSLVHATHLTDDDVAAVRRSGATVCLCPTTERDLADGLPRTGDLVPAPLSLGTDQHAQLDMFAEARGVELHERLRTHRRGVLGTGILLRAATVQGHASLGWPDAGSLTPGARADLANVALDGVRLAGADPAHSTDAVLFAATAADVRHVMADGRWTVRDGVHTAVPDTAGELDTAIKELLR
- a CDS encoding GNAT family N-acetyltransferase is translated as MALWRIRTAVEDRPGGLAGVVGVLADHGGDIVGLSVHTDVSGVVDEFVVDLPGGHTEAVRALAEHCPSGTVTAVPAQRREVGDDVTRALLLTARLRAHPNALPDALGELLLADDARWTNLTRAESAVESADGTAAGTAMLVPVGPLRGVLVVRSSRPFTWTESSRADALVRSVMPSTGPVPTDRVVRTPQGLGLALRQVREADAPALRDLHRRCSEETVRNRYLAGVNELSPRMLRVFCDAERGLTLAVRPQGREEPVALGHLMYTLDPGVGEIAFLVEDAWQGSGVGTALTRALTVIAADWGLAEVRAETTLGNTGMLRIMRRFGASVQTRSGTWVHARLPVAEALQTDPGEQARRVGRFARLMKRG
- a CDS encoding solute symporter family protein, whose protein sequence is MNPTAPPIPESLVSALEGQFGPAHAWTLALFALFVLVTLVISIRVRRTTRGAVDYFAGGRGFSSTQNGLALTGDYLSAASFLGIAGMIALQGYDGFLYSIGFLVAWLLVLPMAQLMRNTGRFTMADLPAFRMRRMRVRLACAVSTVTVCVFYLVAQMVGAGALVAVLLGLHDGGSFLGLSADQARTGAIVLVGILMIVYVMYGGMKAATWLQIIKAILLLTVTGLLTALVLSLFSFDPRALLGAAADASGHGSAFLEPGLRLGVEVPGDPVQTAFNKLDLISLGLALVLGTVALPHILIRFYTVPDGRSARTSVNRTIVMIGAFYLMTLALGFGAAALVGSERILAADASGNTAVPLLAEEVGRLTAGPVGAAVMLALVSAVALATILAVIASLTLASSSSIAHDVFGHILMWGRPRESQEVGVARFSACLVGAVAIVLAVQAQNQNVAFLVGLAFAIAAAANLPVIVLTMFWRRFNTQGVEWGVYGGLSATLVLMALSPVVSGRTHPVTGESLSVLPAWIDIQVFPMENPALVAVPIGFACAIVGSLLSPERDSARFTELRVRSLTGWGAEQD
- a CDS encoding allantoate amidohydrolase, coding for MSTPNPVPDAGAFDRLWADLAPVGRDAGSGGYHRFSWTGADTDARAWFTEAAAARGLDVRTDRNGNLWAWWGTPGPGAVATGSHLDSVPDGGAFDGPLGVASALAAVDELRRRGVTPARPLAVVVFVEEEGGRFGVPCLGSRLATGEIAPERARGLTDAAGVTWERAMEEAGLDPLGLGADPDTLGLLDAFVELHVEQGRALADTPHPVGVAGSIWPHGRWRMDFTGRADHAGTTRLADRNDPMPPFAHAILAARSLAEAHDARATVAKAVITPNGTNAIPSLVRAWLDARAADEDALGAVVEGVREAAEKAAREHGVGLAMTNESHTPLVSFAHDLRDRLAAVVAAGSARGEGLPPSTDTGVPVLPTGAGHDAGVLAAHVPTAMLYVRNPTGVSHSPEEWASPDDCHAGVAALADVLQDLLARPAGAVAP